A window of the Pseudomonas fluorescens genome harbors these coding sequences:
- a CDS encoding DUF3304 domain-containing protein translates to MDFIDLIDISSDARRRRTWRRRQIALGVLALLLTYAAPKIIGLLRTPGAMLTSENYTDRPIFSFWVNDFWGGNLFAMGGGGIMCCQKIEGETVHVKWILDMTGEQFRQGLRQEDHEVTLPLPRRKRDDQYLHVRFLPGNAVELKWSSDLTSPFDSNRG, encoded by the coding sequence TTGGATTTCATTGATTTGATAGATATTTCTTCCGATGCGCGCCGCCGACGGACTTGGCGGCGAAGACAAATAGCGTTGGGTGTGTTGGCTTTGCTGCTTACCTATGCCGCCCCGAAAATCATTGGCCTGCTCCGTACGCCCGGCGCCATGCTGACTTCGGAGAACTACACAGATCGACCGATTTTCAGCTTCTGGGTAAATGATTTTTGGGGTGGAAATCTGTTCGCAATGGGGGGCGGCGGGATTATGTGCTGCCAGAAAATCGAGGGGGAAACGGTTCATGTCAAATGGATCCTCGACATGACAGGCGAACAGTTCCGCCAAGGTCTGCGGCAAGAAGATCATGAAGTGACTTTGCCGCTGCCACGACGCAAGCGCGACGATCAGTATTTACATGTTAGGTTTTTGCCCGGAAATGCCGTCGAGCTGAAATGGAGTTCTGACTTGACCAGCCCGTTTGATTCCAATCGGGGCTAG
- a CDS encoding NIPSNAP family protein, which yields MITCHVRYVIDPYQLGAFETYARTWLGIVERLGGTHHGYFLPSEGASNIAYCLFSFPSLADYESYRHIALTDPESTALVADLVEKKFIVSYERSFLRPLLP from the coding sequence TTGATTACCTGCCACGTCAGATACGTGATTGACCCCTACCAGCTGGGCGCATTCGAAACCTACGCCAGGACATGGCTTGGCATCGTCGAACGCTTGGGCGGAACGCATCACGGCTACTTCCTGCCCTCGGAAGGCGCGAGCAATATCGCGTATTGCCTGTTCAGTTTCCCGTCGCTGGCGGATTACGAAAGCTATCGCCACATCGCACTGACCGACCCGGAAAGCACGGCACTGGTGGCCGATCTGGTCGAAAAGAAGTTCATCGTCAGCTACGAGCGCAGTTTTCTGCGCCCGTTGTTGCCCTGA
- a CDS encoding phospholipase effector Tle1 domain-containing protein: MTDTPSLDRAQSASAKACASSDSGKNSVLPCESTLHVGFFFDGFSRNLIDDLKENRPTNIARLFLAYPESNRKADVQPNAHYRRFYISGLGSKFDETLGGSAELSNTGLDGAINRAKDSAIKSPEDTIKNSPLDAVKDVITGKKWWESLLNNFKAGSFVSSVVKSAAPATLDIFGITRDNEATATFFKTGVDTRLEAAFSVLEDALDKVKGKSSAPVKRISVSVYGFDFGATLARAFAHKLFEECDPATTNFKGAKLEVNFAGLFDSVDRSGDNSIVVEYLIPFVNVVDDGECLPGPVKSALHLVAAHECQDSRRSRLIGTGPSTPKWEERLVPGTSYDVGGGLKKDDVPHSPELHLASLHEMYHAACRAGVPFPPLSDLKKIDLAVAKLFTLNDHLNGISAIGASNNYMSKAGNNKVSAESFLAHRRLYIQRLRGLWELYRGQHKAYDDAEERLQRPVLGKQGSIARAMGMSSESDADAAKRDQALKQTQQDKAALRKELSWLEEVDREAWRLKTSFPSATVKALLDEWYSPVPKNLSFDVEDLLEFYVNDQYMVQQFPQTLSTPIPKYFRVREFDIPSLNKTKGMAPDYLEQTMRKPSTRSSGTST; the protein is encoded by the coding sequence ATGACTGACACACCCAGTTTGGATCGCGCTCAATCAGCAAGCGCAAAAGCGTGCGCGAGTTCGGACTCCGGAAAAAACTCTGTTTTACCCTGTGAATCCACACTGCATGTAGGTTTCTTTTTTGACGGCTTTAGCCGAAATTTGATTGATGACCTTAAAGAAAATCGCCCGACCAACATAGCTCGACTCTTCTTGGCCTACCCTGAGAGCAATCGAAAAGCGGATGTTCAGCCTAACGCTCACTACCGCAGATTTTACATATCAGGCTTAGGGTCAAAGTTTGATGAAACGCTAGGCGGCAGCGCTGAACTGAGTAATACCGGATTAGACGGAGCAATAAACAGAGCAAAAGACAGCGCCATAAAATCTCCTGAAGACACGATAAAGAACAGCCCACTCGACGCCGTCAAAGACGTCATTACAGGTAAAAAGTGGTGGGAGAGCCTGCTAAACAATTTCAAGGCCGGGAGTTTTGTTTCAAGCGTAGTTAAATCCGCGGCGCCTGCAACACTCGATATTTTTGGAATCACTCGTGACAACGAAGCTACCGCGACTTTTTTCAAGACTGGCGTTGATACCCGACTTGAAGCAGCGTTCAGTGTTTTGGAAGATGCACTAGACAAAGTCAAAGGAAAATCCAGCGCTCCGGTAAAACGCATTTCGGTTTCAGTTTATGGGTTTGACTTTGGAGCCACATTGGCTCGTGCCTTTGCTCATAAGCTGTTTGAGGAATGCGATCCAGCAACAACCAACTTTAAAGGCGCCAAGCTTGAAGTGAATTTTGCGGGCCTTTTCGATTCCGTAGATCGCAGTGGTGACAATTCCATCGTTGTCGAATATTTGATTCCGTTTGTCAACGTTGTGGATGATGGGGAATGCCTTCCAGGCCCCGTAAAATCTGCTCTTCACCTGGTCGCCGCTCATGAGTGTCAAGATTCCCGGCGCTCTAGGTTGATTGGTACGGGACCATCGACACCTAAGTGGGAGGAACGGCTAGTTCCAGGTACGTCTTATGATGTTGGCGGAGGCCTAAAAAAAGATGATGTACCGCATAGCCCGGAACTCCATTTGGCAAGCCTGCACGAAATGTATCACGCTGCATGTCGTGCAGGTGTTCCTTTCCCTCCACTTAGTGATCTGAAAAAAATAGACCTTGCCGTCGCTAAGTTATTTACTTTGAACGACCATCTAAATGGCATTAGCGCCATTGGGGCAAGTAATAACTACATGAGTAAAGCAGGCAACAACAAAGTTTCCGCAGAAAGCTTTTTAGCTCACCGACGTTTGTACATCCAACGATTACGTGGTCTGTGGGAGCTTTATCGCGGGCAACACAAAGCATACGACGACGCAGAGGAGCGCCTTCAACGTCCCGTTCTTGGCAAACAAGGTTCAATCGCACGGGCGATGGGGATGAGCAGTGAAAGCGATGCTGACGCTGCAAAACGTGATCAGGCTCTAAAGCAAACGCAGCAAGACAAGGCTGCCCTTCGGAAAGAACTGTCTTGGCTCGAAGAGGTGGATCGCGAAGCATGGAGGCTGAAGACCAGTTTCCCTTCAGCCACCGTAAAAGCCTTGCTGGACGAATGGTACAGCCCTGTGCCCAAAAACCTCAGTTTCGATGTTGAGGACCTGCTTGAGTTTTATGTTAACGATCAATACATGGTTCAACAGTTTCCCCAGACCCTGTCCACTCCGATACCGAAGTATTTCCGCGTTAGGGAGTTCGACATTCCGAGCCTGAATAAAACAAAAGGCATGGCACCGGATTATCTGGAACAGACGATGCGTAAGCCATCGACGAGATCGTCCGGCACATCGACCTGA
- a CDS encoding magnesium transporter CorA family protein — protein MINSFALNHGGLQRVERLDAEVMLFSDPDAAERDLLHSHFKLDEHALASALDPDEVSRIEFHPDHLFLIWKRPENYSGGGSLAFEVSSCGLLFSPGQLLVIATDDTPLHGVGTRQPLNTPLDVLLDLLFNNIHHYLGHLKVIKLVARELQQKFNASMQNQHLVQMFNLSESLIYYINALHSNGAVLTRLRNHAEKQHFGSEAIGLIDDLIIENNQCYKQAEIYSTVFSGLIDARGNLMNNSMNNLLRKLTLINVVFLPLNLIASIGGMSEFSMMTAGTPWWVSYPLFLAAMLLGAGGMLFGLRRLAK, from the coding sequence ATGATCAACAGCTTTGCACTGAATCACGGCGGTTTGCAGCGGGTCGAGCGACTGGACGCCGAGGTGATGCTGTTCAGCGACCCCGACGCGGCCGAGCGCGACTTGCTGCACAGTCACTTCAAGCTTGATGAACACGCGCTGGCCTCGGCGCTGGATCCGGACGAAGTGTCGCGGATCGAGTTTCACCCCGATCACTTGTTCCTGATCTGGAAACGCCCGGAAAACTATTCCGGTGGTGGCAGCCTGGCCTTCGAGGTGTCGTCCTGCGGTTTGCTGTTCTCACCGGGCCAGTTGTTGGTGATCGCCACGGACGACACGCCGCTGCACGGAGTCGGCACACGCCAGCCATTGAACACGCCGCTGGATGTGTTGCTGGATCTGCTGTTCAACAACATCCATCACTACCTAGGGCATCTGAAGGTGATCAAACTGGTCGCCCGGGAGTTGCAGCAGAAATTCAACGCCTCGATGCAGAACCAGCATCTGGTGCAGATGTTCAACCTCAGCGAAAGCCTGATCTATTACATCAACGCCCTGCACAGCAACGGCGCGGTGCTGACGCGACTGCGCAATCACGCGGAAAAACAGCATTTCGGCAGCGAAGCGATCGGGCTGATCGACGACCTGATCATCGAAAACAACCAGTGCTACAAGCAGGCGGAAATCTACTCGACGGTGTTCTCCGGGCTGATCGACGCCCGGGGTAACTTGATGAACAACAGCATGAACAACCTGCTGCGCAAACTGACGTTGATCAACGTCGTGTTCCTGCCGCTCAACCTGATCGCGAGCATTGGCGGCATGTCGGAATTCAGCATGATGACCGCCGGCACGCCGTGGTGGGTGTCGTACCCGTTGTTTCTCGCGGCAATGCTGCTGGGGGCGGGCGGGATGCTGTTTGGGCTCAGGCGTCTGGCGAAATGA
- a CDS encoding DUF3304 domain-containing protein, with protein sequence MTVAMNMKRQKIWRRRNLVIGVLVLLLPFLGSYLYNQLRTPGAMLTSENYMDRPIFSFWVDDFWGGNLAAMGSGGITCCQALKGPTVKISWILSITEEQSEQGLKQEDHERILPLPEQKRGDRYLHVRFLPGNTVEIKWSPNLDDPFDTDPESGSITEQGRQQ encoded by the coding sequence ATGACCGTGGCTATGAACATGAAGCGGCAAAAAATCTGGCGCCGCCGCAACCTGGTCATCGGGGTGCTTGTTTTACTGCTGCCTTTCCTAGGTTCGTACCTTTACAACCAGCTTCGTACGCCTGGGGCGATGCTGACCTCTGAAAACTACATGGACAGGCCTATATTCAGCTTTTGGGTAGATGATTTCTGGGGCGGAAATCTAGCGGCAATGGGAAGTGGTGGAATTACATGTTGCCAAGCTTTAAAAGGCCCCACCGTAAAAATATCTTGGATCCTTAGTATTACTGAAGAGCAATCAGAACAAGGTTTAAAACAAGAAGACCATGAAAGAATACTGCCGCTACCTGAGCAAAAACGGGGAGACCGTTATCTTCATGTGCGATTTCTGCCAGGGAATACTGTAGAAATAAAATGGAGCCCAAATCTCGACGATCCATTTGATACAGACCCAGAATCAGGATCAATTACTGAACAAGGACGTCAACAATGA
- the eco gene encoding serine protease inhibitor ecotin, translating into MGNFTVYATAGLMLASLSTLTHAAKLEDTAPYLKAEAGFTRQVIHLPQQAQEENFKVEILAGKTLEVDCNRQRLGGTLEEKNLEGWGYPFYRLEKVSGPMSTLMACPPGTQKKRAFVPVIGDGFTVRYNSKLPIVVYAPADVEVRYRIWSASDKVGVAIPE; encoded by the coding sequence ATGGGAAATTTCACTGTATACGCGACCGCCGGCCTGATGCTCGCCAGCCTGTCCACCCTCACCCACGCCGCCAAACTTGAAGACACCGCGCCTTATCTGAAGGCTGAAGCGGGCTTCACGCGCCAGGTCATCCACCTGCCGCAACAGGCTCAGGAAGAAAACTTCAAAGTCGAAATCCTCGCCGGCAAGACCCTCGAAGTCGACTGCAACCGTCAGCGCCTGGGCGGCACCCTCGAAGAGAAAAACCTCGAAGGCTGGGGCTATCCGTTCTACCGCCTGGAAAAGGTCAGCGGCCCGATGAGCACGCTGATGGCCTGCCCACCCGGCACCCAGAAAAAGCGCGCGTTCGTACCGGTGATCGGTGACGGCTTCACCGTGCGCTACAACAGCAAGCTGCCGATCGTGGTTTACGCACCAGCGGACGTCGAAGTGCGCTATCGCATCTGGTCTGCCTCGGACAAGGTCGGCGTCGCCATTCCCGAGTAA
- a CDS encoding DUF2790 domain-containing protein: MNIRPFLLTTALACTAFAGLAQANDTSKAVPYEYGMPLHVAKVVSLTEPPTQECKVITADMKYIDNAGKPEEISYRKLSDACSFQN, encoded by the coding sequence ATGAACATTCGTCCGTTCCTGCTCACCACCGCCCTCGCCTGCACCGCATTTGCCGGGCTGGCCCAGGCCAATGACACCTCCAAGGCTGTTCCCTATGAATACGGCATGCCGTTGCATGTGGCCAAAGTGGTTTCTCTGACTGAGCCACCGACTCAGGAATGCAAGGTCATCACCGCCGACATGAAGTACATCGACAACGCCGGCAAGCCCGAGGAAATCAGTTATCGGAAATTGTCTGACGCGTGCAGTTTCCAAAACTGA
- a CDS encoding DUF1652 domain-containing protein, with translation MFLSALELRNIIESSFLPKRCQCTLSPDLSMTVKVYGDHQTDQVELLVSGIDASHLNSCREINGLIAGLRSDLAQHTATHSVPRSRVV, from the coding sequence ATGTTTCTGTCTGCCTTGGAACTGCGCAACATCATAGAAAGCAGCTTTCTACCAAAACGCTGCCAGTGCACGCTGTCCCCGGATCTGTCGATGACCGTCAAGGTGTATGGCGATCACCAGACCGATCAGGTTGAGCTTCTGGTGAGTGGCATCGATGCCAGTCATCTGAACAGTTGTCGCGAAATCAACGGCCTGATCGCCGGGTTGCGCTCGGATCTTGCGCAACATACGGCAACCCATTCAGTGCCGCGATCCCGAGTCGTCTAA